The proteins below are encoded in one region of Aeromonas jandaei:
- a CDS encoding response regulator, with product MGKTILIVDDSATIRQVVGMTLKGAGYEVMEACDGKDALKKLDGKKINLIISDVNMPNMDGITFVKEAKKLASYKFTPVIMLTTESQDSKKQEGQAAGAKAWVVKPFQPEQMLSAVSKLIMP from the coding sequence ATGGGCAAAACGATCCTGATCGTGGATGACTCGGCAACCATTCGCCAAGTCGTAGGCATGACGCTCAAAGGCGCCGGTTATGAAGTAATGGAGGCTTGTGATGGCAAGGACGCGCTCAAAAAACTCGACGGCAAGAAGATCAACCTGATCATCAGCGACGTCAACATGCCCAACATGGATGGCATCACCTTTGTCAAGGAGGCGAAAAAGCTGGCCAGCTACAAATTCACTCCCGTCATCATGCTGACGACTGAGTCGCAGGATAGCAAAAAGCAAGAAGGCCAGGCCGCAGGCGCCAAAGCATGGGTAGTCAAACCGTTCCAGCCGGAACAGATGCTCTCCGCAGTATCCAAA